The following proteins are encoded in a genomic region of Pseudoxanthomonas suwonensis 11-1:
- a CDS encoding SGNH/GDSL hydrolase family protein, producing MAQGFLALGDSYTIGEGIAEDGRWPVQLAAALRAEGLDLPAPRIIATTGWTTDELDAGIDAAHAQSPIATDHALVSLLAGVNDQYRGLEPGGFRTRFAALLRRAAGFAGGDAARVLVLAIPDWGVTPFAFAQGRDRDLVASQIDAFNAICREETARAGAHWVDIGPVSRERGGKTAMLADDGLHPSATMYALWSALALPAARAALQGRRPS from the coding sequence GTGGCGCAAGGCTTCCTCGCCCTGGGCGATTCGTACACGATCGGGGAAGGCATCGCGGAGGACGGGCGCTGGCCGGTGCAGCTGGCCGCGGCGCTGCGCGCCGAAGGACTGGACCTGCCCGCGCCGCGGATCATCGCCACCACCGGCTGGACCACGGATGAGCTGGACGCCGGCATCGATGCCGCCCACGCGCAGTCGCCGATCGCGACCGACCACGCCCTGGTCAGCCTGCTGGCAGGCGTGAACGACCAGTACCGCGGGCTGGAGCCTGGCGGCTTCCGCACCCGCTTCGCCGCCCTGCTGCGGCGCGCAGCCGGATTCGCCGGCGGTGATGCGGCGCGGGTGCTGGTGCTCGCCATCCCGGACTGGGGCGTGACCCCGTTCGCCTTCGCCCAGGGCCGCGACCGCGACCTGGTCGCCAGCCAGATCGATGCCTTCAACGCCATCTGCCGCGAGGAAACCGCGCGTGCCGGGGCACACTGGGTCGACATCGGCCCGGTGAGCCGCGAACGTGGCGGCAAAACCGCGATGCTGGCCGACGATGGCCTGCATCCGTCGGCCACCATGTATGCCCTGTGGTCCGCGCTGGCACTCCCGGCCGCGCGGGCCGCACTGCAAGGCAGGAGACCTTCTTGA